Proteins encoded together in one Oscillatoria acuminata PCC 6304 window:
- a CDS encoding glycosyltransferase has product MNVLTDMKDLLAHILSADYSQVHFHPQLQETFNASAQKVAIFATSEFEGFYYNGGIGTYYQALSQHLAADGWSIILLLCQNDTEFGGKSQLPNLQHIFSTVEVDKVLNLQPIHRAILAESQKQTIAQWFDYESLCCLFFTQAILASFPEAVVYVEFPAIWGFGYRSIQAKKSGVLPNRCLIGVTDHGGFEWLRETNHRYAVEHPHWFWQAYHYEQYSYENADVTYFPSHFLKSKVESYGWKTSQAVHLPYFIPIVNLAAQKDDVRTIRESLRDVGALIELPLQDPQKIPLVFFGRLEERKGLCTFVEALQSLSPNISEKLEIIFLGKIVQLESTQLKGLDSKQYIDGALKGKISYQILPNLSSLEAIELVRQLPMPTVCLCSLQENFPNTALEMGQLTIRLVVSDTGGFQETLNLISRTDGVHWFEPGNVTSLAASIGEVISAPPEMPVIPERAFLETVNQKLLSQRLEYMTEAFIKSAPKEPKSPRITIGVTCFSDEGKVLDCLESLAGQTYQNIEVIVLYKNSAGKPIPEPITRAKVQFSSYQFIESNVNQSLGAAYNRLVELATGKYFLQFASDCIALPLMVEKFVTAACESDSVAVVCPDMKLNHNFEVINLNDGSLLKLLEFNYNRDLCALFAVELLREFRYSEVRDLLGLNWHILGAAIATGKEIAYYPYPLYLSDSPGALSINPEKFPKERYYLRQYLSQIEASRWTQRQLHLLLTCVEQLWQSETQKQGQIWQIQQEKNRYQALASQSQAWMHTALQTQDELDSIQSQLQEAQAEIERVKAQLEQVQQQTPIR; this is encoded by the coding sequence ATGTTCTTACCGATATGAAAGACTTACTCGCCCATATTTTGTCCGCTGACTATTCTCAAGTCCATTTTCACCCTCAATTGCAAGAAACATTCAATGCTTCTGCTCAAAAAGTAGCCATTTTTGCCACTAGCGAATTTGAGGGATTTTATTACAATGGTGGCATTGGTACTTATTATCAGGCATTAAGTCAACATTTAGCCGCCGATGGTTGGTCTATTATCCTCTTACTGTGCCAGAATGACACCGAGTTTGGGGGAAAATCTCAATTGCCCAATCTTCAGCATATTTTTTCTACGGTCGAAGTAGACAAGGTATTAAATCTTCAGCCGATTCACCGCGCTATTTTAGCCGAAAGTCAGAAACAGACGATCGCCCAATGGTTTGACTATGAAAGTTTGTGCTGTTTGTTCTTTACTCAGGCAATTTTAGCTAGTTTCCCAGAGGCAGTGGTTTATGTGGAATTTCCGGCAATTTGGGGATTCGGGTATCGTAGCATTCAGGCAAAAAAATCCGGGGTGTTGCCTAATCGTTGTCTGATTGGAGTCACAGATCATGGTGGGTTTGAATGGTTGCGAGAAACCAATCATCGATATGCAGTGGAGCATCCCCATTGGTTTTGGCAAGCGTATCATTATGAGCAATATTCTTATGAAAATGCTGATGTTACTTATTTTCCCTCCCACTTTCTCAAGTCTAAGGTAGAAAGTTATGGCTGGAAAACATCCCAGGCGGTTCATTTGCCTTATTTTATTCCGATTGTCAATTTAGCCGCTCAAAAAGATGATGTAAGGACGATTCGCGAATCATTGCGCGATGTAGGGGCGCTCATAGAATTGCCCTTACAGGATCCCCAAAAAATACCTCTGGTATTTTTCGGTCGTTTAGAGGAAAGAAAAGGACTCTGTACTTTTGTGGAAGCACTCCAATCCCTTAGCCCCAATATTTCTGAGAAACTGGAGATTATTTTTCTGGGTAAAATCGTTCAATTGGAATCTACGCAGCTTAAAGGCTTGGATAGCAAGCAGTATATTGATGGGGCTTTGAAGGGAAAAATTTCTTATCAGATTTTGCCTAACTTATCGAGTTTAGAGGCAATTGAGTTAGTCAGGCAGCTACCCATGCCCACAGTCTGCCTTTGCAGTCTCCAAGAAAACTTTCCCAATACCGCTTTAGAAATGGGACAGTTAACCATTAGGTTAGTAGTTTCAGATACAGGAGGATTTCAAGAAACCTTAAACTTAATTTCAAGAACCGATGGTGTGCACTGGTTTGAGCCAGGAAACGTCACATCCCTGGCTGCCTCCATCGGTGAAGTCATCTCAGCACCTCCGGAAATGCCAGTAATTCCTGAACGGGCGTTTTTGGAAACAGTGAATCAAAAATTACTTAGTCAGAGGCTTGAATATATGACCGAAGCATTTATCAAATCAGCTCCCAAAGAACCCAAAAGTCCCCGCATAACCATAGGCGTGACTTGTTTTTCAGACGAAGGAAAAGTTTTGGATTGTCTAGAAAGTCTGGCGGGACAAACTTATCAAAATATAGAAGTTATTGTTCTGTACAAAAATTCAGCAGGAAAACCCATACCAGAGCCAATCACTCGCGCTAAGGTCCAGTTTTCCAGCTATCAGTTTATCGAGTCAAATGTAAATCAGAGTTTGGGAGCGGCTTATAATCGATTGGTAGAACTGGCGACGGGCAAATATTTCTTACAGTTTGCCAGCGATTGCATTGCGCTACCTCTTATGGTAGAAAAATTTGTCACAGCGGCTTGTGAATCAGATTCTGTAGCTGTGGTTTGTCCAGACATGAAGTTGAACCACAATTTTGAAGTGATTAACTTGAATGACGGCTCTTTACTCAAGTTACTAGAATTTAACTACAATCGGGATTTGTGCGCTCTATTTGCAGTGGAGTTGCTGCGGGAGTTTCGGTATTCTGAGGTAAGGGATTTATTAGGTTTAAATTGGCATATTTTAGGGGCGGCGATCGCCACGGGTAAAGAGATTGCCTACTATCCTTATCCTCTCTACCTCTCTGATTCGCCCGGTGCGCTCAGTATTAACCCAGAAAAATTCCCAAAAGAACGGTATTATTTGCGTCAATACTTGTCTCAAATCGAGGCTTCTCGATGGACTCAGCGCCAACTCCATCTCCTCCTCACCTGTGTTGAGCAACTTTGGCAATCAGAAACACAAAAGCAAGGCCAAATCTGGCAAATTCAGCAAGAGAAAAATCGATACCAGGCTCTAGCCTCCCAATCCCAAGCTTGGATGCATACTGCGCTCCAAACCCAAGACGAACTCGATAGCATACAATCTCAACTGCAAGAGGCCCAAGCTGAAATAGAGCGTGTGAAAGCACAACTGGAACAAGTGCAGCAGCAAACCCCTATCCGATAA
- a CDS encoding tetratricopeptide repeat-containing sulfotransferase family protein: MSDFLARKINHYKKALLIKPDNAEVYSQLAEYYYNRGQFQESATACETALKIEPNLVSASKTLALVLQEQGQVDAAFELYNSLGDRLVKEEKLEVAIIAYQSAIELKPDAYPTYYSLGEVLQQQSNFEESVFCYIKALGFEPLLNTAYYKLNSILNLIFFEDPDLFQEKNIKSSILESVVYCYRQAIQAQPEFSLAYVSLGNALTIEGKLEEAISYYQTASYKQLTQSHPEFVKSYWDIKSPSQPNFLIIGVMKGGTTSLYSYLVHHPQILPAIEKEILFFGSKKFKLDMNWYLAHFPPIPDQSQFFTGEATPWYYLINEVEKVADFFPKLKLILILRNPIDRAFSHYQMILKGGRDNRGFSKAVTSEIQHLQNLSCLDELDSNFWRKEKGYLLQSLYVYFIEKWMAVFPREQFLILKSEDFYGNPAATLTQVFEFLGVPDYPLPEYRNYNPGSYNPISEDLRQRLADFFRPHNQKLEEYLGMTFNWD; the protein is encoded by the coding sequence ATGTCAGACTTCCTCGCTCGCAAAATTAATCATTACAAAAAAGCCCTGCTAATTAAGCCAGATAATGCTGAAGTTTACAGCCAGTTAGCGGAATATTATTACAACCGGGGTCAATTCCAGGAATCAGCCACCGCTTGTGAAACAGCGCTCAAGATTGAACCGAATTTGGTAAGTGCCTCGAAAACCTTGGCGCTTGTATTGCAAGAGCAAGGACAAGTCGATGCTGCTTTTGAACTGTACAATAGCCTAGGCGATCGCTTGGTGAAAGAAGAGAAGTTAGAAGTGGCGATCATTGCTTACCAATCTGCTATTGAACTCAAACCCGATGCTTATCCGACTTACTATAGCTTGGGAGAAGTTCTACAACAACAATCAAACTTTGAAGAATCTGTATTTTGTTATATCAAAGCCCTTGGTTTTGAACCCTTGTTAAACACTGCTTATTATAAATTGAATAGTATCCTAAATTTAATATTTTTTGAAGACCCAGATCTATTTCAGGAAAAAAATATCAAAAGCTCTATTTTAGAATCTGTAGTTTATTGCTACCGTCAGGCAATTCAAGCGCAACCGGAATTTTCTCTAGCTTATGTTAGTTTAGGAAATGCATTAACTATCGAAGGAAAATTAGAAGAGGCTATTTCTTATTACCAAACAGCAAGTTACAAACAACTAACCCAGTCTCACCCCGAATTCGTTAAAAGCTATTGGGACATCAAGAGTCCGTCTCAGCCCAATTTTTTAATCATTGGCGTCATGAAAGGAGGAACAACCTCTCTGTATTCATACCTAGTGCATCATCCCCAAATTTTGCCAGCGATCGAGAAAGAAATTTTATTTTTTGGATCTAAAAAATTTAAGTTGGACATGAACTGGTATTTGGCTCATTTCCCCCCAATTCCAGACCAATCCCAATTTTTTACGGGAGAAGCGACTCCGTGGTATTATCTGATTAATGAAGTAGAAAAAGTTGCTGATTTTTTTCCTAAACTTAAATTGATATTAATTTTACGAAACCCCATTGATAGAGCTTTTTCTCATTACCAAATGATTTTAAAGGGAGGCAGAGACAATAGAGGTTTTTCCAAAGCTGTCACTTCAGAAATACAACACCTTCAAAATTTATCATGTCTCGATGAATTGGACTCAAATTTTTGGAGGAAAGAAAAAGGCTATTTATTACAGAGCTTATACGTTTACTTTATTGAGAAATGGATGGCTGTATTTCCCAGGGAGCAGTTTTTAATTCTAAAGAGTGAAGACTTTTATGGAAATCCAGCAGCCACCCTGACCCAAGTTTTTGAGTTTTTGGGTGTGCCGGATTATCCGCTACCAGAATATCGGAATTATAATCCGGGGTCGTACAATCCTATTAGTGAGGATTTGCGGCAGAGGTTAGCCGATTTTTTCCGCCCCCATAATCAGAAGTTAGAGGAATATCTTGGGATGACATTTAACTGGGATTAA
- a CDS encoding tetratricopeptide repeat protein — protein sequence MQNQSESYNDLGNQLYQQGDLLGAQRCYLEAIAQQGDNPQSYYNLGVVLNAQGKLEDAQELYQTAITLKPDYLKAYSNLGCVLVKLNKISEAIAVYHQAISLDANWATLHNNLGQALQAQGKPGEALSAYTKAIALQPDRVFPYYNAGKIWQHEGQQVEAIRYFQRCIELDPHHPAAYTECGYSLMVAGQLEAAMKCFQKAIALQPAFVESYCAWVERTLAIPDRPGPLDERDRAQISCAAFLKALQRDPASPEVYSHFAQTYQHWGNVLFQYGGYEKAEHYYHQSLQINPKNLTVYRQLSQCLAKQNRLDAAAVVSHMATLMEPSLSQDKISAELDNRSAEESLDWEGIALKRHTPPQGFYLHSGDWIEAVKFEGSDYILIHLGRVRRRGIPAPEFRDSSECGGLNCAPCLNRIYQQLSPTHWGHNIYHFNHKNARAIAEDSPPQFVVVVPQGRVWIVPQTNSWMVCNAIALVTPDNYLLADVSRQYPGALPGCQKQDPTEHQIFELEDFPPLTEIEGTVAVLAGLSGNIYFHWLVDILPRLEILRQAGIKWEEIDYFLVNSIREPFQRETLAQLGIPEAKIIESDRYPHISATQLIVPSFPGHLGWLEPWALTFLRQAFLNSVPASDCEHPERIYIRRSTARNRRLINEEEVIEFLAQFGFEPIEPESLSFVEQIAVFSQAKIIVAPHGSGLTNLVFCRPGTQAIELVSPHYVRPYYAVICQLLGFSHYALMGEAFACYPIREVMYQNSLTEDIQINVERLHALLKLAGIIESNFSGAVSPTMQATFNSETAAEQLNQQAEVYLAQGKLDEAESVCLKAMQIQPNSASSYKNLGTALQRKGKIKEAQQSYLKAIKINPNFAAVYANLGSLYGQQRQWEATIASYQRAININPKFAGAYRNLAKVWTQLKKPAEAADCWYLAWSLEPEKFSAVECVNLGNALVQQREMTRAIACYRYALELNPNLVGVYHNLEEALKRQGKVEEAAIYGRKAVELRIKSGEFRQYASQRNGRKTGSDAWVEDAEALVHLGEYYYQKGKFAEAIVAVEKAVSVQPNLALAYKILGNARLANRQLEAAQQCYLKALEIQPDFAEVYGNLGTVLAQQQNWEKAILAYQKALELQPTFAGAYRNLAKVLERVGKVQEAGICRYQALSLEPLEMTAEECLKLGNSLIGQGKQEEAIACYQRAVELNPLLSPAYHNLGEIFSNQQEWEAAIAAYQQAIAVKAENGRSYYGLAKALVELERWEEAVKAYQQAIQLNVTSTEIYHQLGDALQKLQRWEEAATAYRQAIALNADNSWSHNNLGDALTKLQQWEEAVVAYRRAIALNPEFSWSYYNLGDVLIKLQRWEESVSVYRCAVELNPQLPGIEKKLARALRERARLDLDVAANWARQAVTANPDEVEEAELQFLDIKLHTPGCYLQLGKRLVEHNRLDEAISIYKGAIDVSPNDPEIYFQLGKAFAQKKDPERALAAYRRAVEVDPKHYWSHHHIAEVLAEKGQLNEAIDSYFRAIETNPSPSFWHYHNLAQVQVRKGELEQAIASYRKAIEVNPDYSWSYRNLGDILATQGKTDEATVCYRRAIKLKPRIF from the coding sequence GTGCAAAACCAATCGGAAAGTTATAACGATTTAGGAAATCAACTGTACCAACAGGGGGATTTGCTAGGGGCGCAACGTTGCTATCTTGAGGCGATCGCCCAACAGGGAGATAATCCTCAATCTTACTACAATCTCGGAGTGGTCCTCAATGCCCAAGGGAAATTAGAGGATGCCCAAGAGCTTTATCAAACCGCGATCACCCTCAAACCCGATTATCTTAAAGCTTATAGCAACCTGGGTTGCGTTCTGGTCAAGTTAAACAAAATCTCTGAAGCGATCGCCGTTTACCATCAAGCGATCTCCCTCGACGCCAATTGGGCAACGTTACATAACAACCTCGGACAAGCATTACAAGCGCAAGGTAAACCCGGTGAAGCATTATCTGCCTACACCAAAGCGATCGCCTTGCAGCCAGATCGGGTTTTCCCCTATTATAATGCTGGAAAAATTTGGCAGCATGAAGGTCAACAGGTTGAGGCGATTCGTTATTTCCAACGTTGTATCGAACTCGACCCCCATCATCCCGCAGCTTATACCGAATGCGGCTATTCTTTGATGGTAGCCGGTCAGTTAGAGGCCGCCATGAAGTGCTTTCAAAAGGCGATCGCCTTGCAACCGGCGTTTGTCGAATCTTACTGCGCTTGGGTGGAACGCACTTTAGCCATTCCGGATCGACCCGGACCCCTTGACGAACGCGATCGCGCTCAAATCAGTTGTGCAGCATTTCTCAAAGCACTGCAAAGGGATCCCGCTTCTCCCGAAGTTTACAGCCATTTCGCCCAAACTTATCAGCATTGGGGAAATGTTTTATTCCAATATGGTGGATATGAAAAGGCGGAACACTACTATCACCAATCATTACAAATCAACCCGAAGAATTTAACGGTTTACAGGCAATTGAGTCAGTGTTTAGCGAAACAGAACCGATTGGATGCAGCGGCAGTCGTCTCTCATATGGCAACCTTGATGGAACCATCTTTATCCCAGGATAAGATTAGCGCTGAACTTGATAATAGAAGCGCCGAGGAATCCTTGGATTGGGAGGGAATCGCGTTAAAGCGCCACACCCCACCGCAGGGATTTTATCTCCATAGCGGAGACTGGATTGAGGCGGTAAAATTTGAGGGGAGTGATTATATTCTCATTCACCTGGGAAGGGTTCGACGAAGGGGTATCCCTGCGCCAGAGTTCAGGGATTCGTCAGAATGTGGCGGATTAAACTGTGCGCCTTGCCTGAATCGAATTTATCAGCAGTTGTCTCCAACTCATTGGGGACATAACATCTATCATTTTAACCACAAAAATGCCAGGGCGATCGCTGAGGATTCACCGCCTCAATTTGTGGTGGTGGTCCCCCAGGGACGGGTGTGGATTGTGCCGCAAACCAATTCCTGGATGGTGTGCAATGCGATCGCCCTCGTGACGCCGGATAATTATCTACTCGCTGACGTTTCTCGTCAGTATCCCGGTGCTTTACCCGGTTGTCAAAAACAGGATCCAACGGAACATCAGATTTTCGAGTTAGAAGACTTTCCCCCCTTAACTGAAATTGAGGGGACAGTAGCGGTGTTAGCGGGACTTTCCGGAAACATCTATTTCCATTGGTTGGTGGATATCCTGCCTCGTCTAGAAATTTTACGGCAAGCTGGGATAAAGTGGGAAGAAATCGATTATTTTTTAGTCAATAGTATCCGTGAACCGTTTCAGCGAGAAACTCTAGCACAGTTGGGGATTCCTGAAGCGAAGATTATCGAAAGCGATCGCTATCCCCACATCAGCGCCACCCAACTCATTGTTCCTTCGTTTCCCGGACATTTGGGGTGGTTAGAACCTTGGGCCCTAACTTTTCTGAGGCAGGCATTCCTCAACTCGGTTCCCGCATCTGATTGCGAGCACCCAGAACGAATTTACATCCGTCGCTCCACTGCACGCAATCGCCGGTTAATCAATGAAGAAGAAGTTATCGAGTTTCTAGCTCAATTTGGCTTTGAACCGATTGAACCCGAATCGTTATCTTTTGTAGAACAGATTGCGGTATTTTCTCAGGCTAAAATCATAGTGGCTCCCCACGGGAGTGGATTAACAAATTTAGTGTTTTGCCGTCCAGGAACTCAGGCGATCGAACTGGTTTCCCCCCACTACGTTAGACCCTATTATGCGGTTATTTGTCAACTGCTGGGATTTTCCCATTATGCGTTAATGGGTGAGGCGTTTGCCTGCTATCCCATTCGAGAGGTGATGTACCAAAACTCCCTAACTGAAGATATTCAAATTAATGTAGAGCGATTGCACGCACTGCTCAAACTTGCTGGTATAATAGAATCGAATTTCTCTGGAGCGGTATCCCCCACTATGCAAGCCACTTTCAACTCGGAAACGGCAGCAGAACAGTTAAATCAACAAGCCGAAGTGTATTTAGCCCAAGGAAAGTTAGATGAGGCGGAATCGGTCTGCCTGAAAGCTATGCAGATTCAACCTAATTCAGCCTCTAGCTACAAAAATTTAGGGACCGCTCTTCAGAGGAAAGGAAAGATAAAAGAGGCGCAACAAAGTTATTTAAAAGCTATCAAAATTAACCCAAATTTTGCCGCAGTTTATGCAAACTTGGGCAGTCTTTACGGGCAGCAACGCCAGTGGGAGGCGACAATTGCTAGTTATCAGCGAGCGATTAACATAAATCCGAAGTTTGCGGGAGCGTATCGGAATTTAGCCAAGGTTTGGACGCAGTTAAAAAAACCAGCAGAAGCGGCAGATTGTTGGTATTTGGCTTGGAGTTTAGAGCCGGAAAAGTTCTCGGCAGTTGAATGCGTGAATCTGGGGAATGCACTGGTGCAACAGCGGGAGATGACCCGCGCCATTGCCTGTTACCGATATGCGCTTGAGTTAAACCCGAATTTAGTCGGGGTTTATCACAATTTAGAAGAAGCATTGAAGCGACAGGGTAAAGTAGAGGAAGCGGCAATTTATGGGAGAAAAGCGGTCGAGTTAAGAATAAAGAGCGGGGAATTCCGGCAGTATGCCAGCCAGAGAAATGGGCGGAAAACGGGCAGTGATGCCTGGGTTGAAGATGCTGAGGCGTTGGTGCATTTAGGGGAATATTATTATCAGAAAGGAAAATTCGCCGAGGCGATCGTAGCGGTTGAGAAGGCGGTATCTGTGCAGCCGAATCTCGCACTGGCTTATAAAATATTAGGAAATGCAAGACTAGCGAACAGACAGTTAGAAGCTGCACAGCAGTGTTATCTGAAAGCGCTAGAAATTCAGCCGGATTTTGCAGAAGTTTATGGCAATCTAGGGACTGTGCTGGCGCAACAGCAAAATTGGGAAAAGGCAATTTTAGCTTATCAGAAGGCGCTAGAACTGCAACCTACTTTTGCTGGTGCTTATCGGAATTTGGCGAAGGTGTTAGAACGAGTTGGGAAAGTGCAAGAGGCGGGGATTTGCCGATATCAGGCATTGAGTTTAGAACCGCTGGAGATGACGGCAGAAGAGTGTCTGAAGTTGGGGAATTCTCTGATCGGACAAGGGAAGCAAGAAGAGGCGATCGCCTGTTATCAACGTGCAGTGGAGTTAAATCCACTGCTATCCCCCGCTTATCATAATCTGGGGGAAATTTTCAGCAATCAACAGGAGTGGGAAGCGGCGATCGCGGCATACCAACAGGCGATCGCGGTGAAAGCGGAGAATGGGCGATCGTACTATGGATTAGCAAAGGCGTTGGTAGAATTGGAACGATGGGAGGAGGCGGTAAAAGCTTATCAACAAGCAATTCAGTTGAACGTCACTTCGACAGAAATCTATCATCAACTTGGGGATGCACTCCAAAAACTGCAACGGTGGGAGGAAGCGGCGACTGCTTATCGGCAGGCGATCGCGTTAAATGCAGATAATTCTTGGTCCCATAATAATTTAGGGGATGCCCTGACGAAACTGCAACAATGGGAGGAAGCGGTTGTCGCATATCGTCGGGCGATCGCCTTAAATCCCGAGTTTTCCTGGTCTTATTACAATTTAGGGGATGTACTGATAAAATTGCAACGGTGGGAAGAATCTGTCAGTGTGTATCGTTGCGCGGTAGAACTTAACCCCCAACTACCAGGAATTGAAAAGAAATTAGCACGTGCCTTACGGGAACGAGCAAGATTAGATTTAGATGTAGCCGCTAACTGGGCTCGTCAGGCAGTTACAGCCAATCCGGATGAAGTAGAAGAGGCCGAGCTTCAGTTCCTAGACATTAAACTGCATACCCCAGGGTGCTACTTACAATTGGGTAAGAGGTTGGTGGAACACAATCGCTTAGATGAGGCAATTTCAATTTATAAAGGGGCTATAGACGTATCTCCCAATGACCCAGAAATCTACTTTCAATTAGGTAAGGCTTTCGCTCAGAAAAAAGACCCGGAAAGAGCCTTGGCTGCCTACCGCCGCGCTGTTGAGGTTGATCCCAAGCATTATTGGTCTCATCACCATATCGCCGAAGTTTTAGCAGAAAAAGGTCAGCTCAACGAAGCGATTGACAGCTACTTTCGTGCCATTGAAACCAATCCTTCTCCTTCATTTTGGCATTATCATAACTTAGCTCAAGTTCAAGTCCGTAAAGGGGAACTGGAACAAGCCATTGCCTCCTACCGCAAGGCAATTGAGGTAAACCCAGACTACTCTTGGTCTTACAGAAATTTGGGCGATATTCTAGCCACGCAAGGTAAAACTGATGAAGCCACAGTCTGTTATCGCCGTGCCATTAAACTTAAACCGAGAATTTTCTAA
- a CDS encoding calcium-binding protein: MSEVTTPIIIPAGEIQPLVPFTLPGSGGMDIQDVDTGTPGDGTGGASPVPSPGTVPANGNSENFPRLSSEEIAQLQARFGAAAVFQGQTGFDFIIGTANKDLFLTTQRNEVIGGLAGNDTVFAGEGNDNISGGNDNDLLYGNQGQDTIRGDAGDDTAYGGQGDDWVEGGLGEDLLFGDKGNDTVSGQEGDDTIYGGEGNDSLSGGKDNDLIFGNQGEDTLDGGTGDDTLYGGQGNDSMNGGIGNDILLGDRGNDILTGSEGADTFRFEYFPQEGEAVVPVANAENGNIFGLDTITDFTPVEDKIQLDSRVFAQLQPGTLSQANFAATSAFNANAEGASEAKIIYDQTSGLVYYNPSSTPGDEVPLVQIDPNLDLNPDNFEIF, translated from the coding sequence ATGTCAGAAGTCACAACACCAATAATCATTCCAGCAGGCGAGATTCAGCCATTGGTTCCATTCACTCTCCCGGGTTCGGGCGGGATGGATATCCAAGATGTGGATACAGGTACCCCAGGCGATGGCACGGGAGGGGCTTCTCCGGTCCCCTCCCCTGGGACTGTTCCGGCTAACGGGAACTCTGAGAATTTCCCCAGACTTAGCAGCGAAGAGATCGCGCAACTGCAAGCTCGCTTTGGTGCTGCCGCCGTATTCCAAGGTCAGACAGGGTTTGACTTTATCATTGGCACTGCTAATAAGGACCTATTCCTCACCACCCAACGAAATGAGGTGATTGGTGGCCTCGCGGGCAACGACACCGTATTCGCCGGGGAAGGTAATGATAATATCAGTGGTGGGAACGATAACGACCTGCTCTACGGCAACCAAGGACAAGATACGATTCGGGGTGACGCCGGAGACGACACGGCCTATGGCGGTCAAGGTGACGATTGGGTTGAAGGCGGTTTGGGTGAAGACTTGCTCTTTGGAGATAAAGGCAATGACACCGTATCCGGCCAAGAAGGCGATGACACCATATATGGCGGCGAAGGTAACGATTCCTTATCCGGCGGAAAGGATAACGATCTGATCTTCGGCAACCAAGGAGAGGATACCCTAGATGGTGGCACGGGGGACGATACCCTGTATGGCGGTCAAGGCAATGACTCGATGAATGGTGGGATCGGCAACGATATCTTGTTGGGCGATCGCGGCAATGACATCTTAACGGGTAGCGAAGGTGCTGATACGTTCCGCTTCGAGTATTTCCCACAAGAGGGCGAAGCAGTCGTGCCGGTCGCTAATGCCGAAAATGGTAATATCTTTGGTCTGGATACCATTACGGATTTTACCCCGGTGGAAGATAAAATTCAGTTGGATAGTCGAGTCTTTGCTCAGTTACAACCGGGTACTTTATCTCAAGCCAATTTTGCGGCGACGAGTGCGTTCAATGCTAATGCAGAAGGTGCGAGTGAAGCAAAAATTATCTACGACCAAACCAGCGGGTTAGTGTACTACAATCCTAGCAGCACTCCGGGGGATGAAGTCCCATTGGTGCAAATCGATCCGAATCTAGATCTCAATCCGGATAATTTTGAGATTTTCTAA